A genomic region of Natronoarchaeum mannanilyticum contains the following coding sequences:
- a CDS encoding fibrillarin-like rRNA/tRNA 2'-O-methyltransferase: MSLPDGVVRREFDGEDRLATRGTPVYGEPTDGEWRLWDARRSKLGAMLELGMDTGLAGGDSVLYLGAASGTTVSHVADFAGPTYAVEFASRPARDLLDAAADRERLFPLVKDARKPETYAHVVESGLDAVVQDVATSGQARVSTLNRRFLAEDGRLVAAYKARSEDVTADPDDVFDDVLAELEAEFEILETERLDPFHDDHLGVVATPK; the protein is encoded by the coding sequence GTGAGCCTCCCCGACGGCGTCGTCCGGCGCGAGTTCGACGGCGAGGATCGGCTGGCGACGCGCGGGACGCCGGTGTACGGCGAGCCCACCGACGGCGAGTGGCGGCTCTGGGACGCCCGCCGCTCGAAGCTCGGCGCGATGCTGGAACTCGGCATGGACACCGGGCTCGCGGGCGGCGACAGCGTCCTGTATCTCGGCGCCGCCAGCGGGACGACCGTCAGCCACGTCGCCGACTTCGCCGGCCCGACCTACGCCGTCGAGTTCGCGAGCCGACCCGCTCGCGATCTGCTCGACGCCGCCGCCGACCGCGAGCGGCTGTTCCCGCTCGTCAAGGACGCCCGGAAGCCCGAGACGTACGCCCACGTCGTCGAGAGCGGCCTCGACGCCGTCGTCCAGGACGTCGCGACCAGCGGGCAGGCCCGCGTCTCGACGCTCAACCGGCGGTTCCTGGCCGAGGATGGCAGGCTCGTCGCGGCGTACAAAGCCCGCAGCGAGGACGTGACCGCCGATCCCGACGACGTGTTCGACGACGTGCTCGCCGAACTCGAAGCGGAGTTCGAGATCCTCGAGACCGAGCGGCTCGACCCGTTCCACGACGACCACCTCGGCGTCGTCGCGACGCCGAAGTAA
- a CDS encoding aldo/keto reductase, producing MEYTRLGSTGLEVSEFCLGCMNFGSDEPWMIGDEAQSREIIDRAIELGINFFDTANVYSRGESEEILGRALAEYDRDELVVATKVFGEMGEGPNKQGLSRKHIRDQIEASLDRLDMEYVDLYQIHRWDDDTPIEETLSALDALVEEGKVRYVGASTMPGWKFSKALYRADIENYERFTCMQPEYNAVDRHEEANLLPICEDQEIGVIPWSPLAGGFLTGKYDRDTDPEEGRAATDEHTRNRFTEENWQVLEEIEAIADHRDATPAQVSLAWLLEKEVVDAPIVGPRTIEHLEENVAALDVSLTEDDVERIEAPIDPRWPK from the coding sequence ATGGAGTACACGCGGCTCGGCTCGACCGGACTCGAAGTATCGGAGTTCTGCCTCGGCTGCATGAACTTCGGCAGCGACGAACCGTGGATGATCGGGGACGAAGCCCAGAGCCGCGAGATCATCGACCGGGCGATCGAGCTGGGGATCAACTTCTTCGACACGGCCAACGTCTACTCGCGCGGCGAAAGCGAGGAGATCCTCGGGCGCGCGCTCGCCGAGTACGACCGCGACGAGCTCGTCGTCGCGACGAAAGTGTTCGGCGAGATGGGCGAGGGACCGAACAAGCAGGGTCTCTCGCGAAAGCACATCCGCGACCAGATCGAGGCCAGTCTCGACCGTCTGGATATGGAGTACGTCGACCTCTACCAGATCCACCGGTGGGACGACGACACGCCGATCGAGGAGACGCTGTCGGCGCTGGACGCGCTGGTAGAGGAGGGCAAGGTCCGGTACGTCGGCGCCAGCACGATGCCGGGCTGGAAGTTCTCGAAGGCGCTGTACCGCGCCGATATCGAGAACTACGAGCGGTTCACCTGCATGCAGCCCGAGTACAACGCCGTCGACCGCCACGAGGAAGCGAACCTGCTACCGATCTGCGAGGATCAGGAGATCGGCGTCATCCCGTGGAGCCCGCTGGCGGGCGGCTTCCTGACGGGCAAGTACGACCGCGACACGGATCCGGAGGAGGGGCGGGCCGCCACCGACGAGCACACCCGGAACCGCTTCACCGAGGAGAACTGGCAGGTGCTCGAGGAGATCGAAGCGATCGCCGACCACCGCGACGCCACGCCGGCCCAAGTGAGCCTCGCGTGGCTGCTCGAAAAGGAGGTCGTCGACGCGCCGATCGTCGGCCCCCGGACGATCGAGCACCTCGAGGAGAACGTCGCCGCGCTCGACGTGTCGCTGACCGAGGACGACGTCGAGCGGATCGAGGCGCCGATCGATCCGCGCTGGCCGAAATAG
- the trmB gene encoding HTH-type sugar sensing transcriptional regulator TrmB, whose protein sequence is MSSDDLRVTMKRVGDRFDLGEYEIDAYLAVMEHGTLTASEIAERTDIPQPRVYDTVRSLSDRGLVELRESRPMKIIAVDPADAFSDVRTSLTDMIDELEARYTAPARDTEAVSLVKSRSTILRYVEEVIESAEYELALSLTPELLERYEDELAAQRADGVSIDLLLTPARDAPSADEFDYLEVCTAARARRGITTPVIAVADGEHSIYATQDAIRDNDRDRYGVIFNRSALGFLISGFYGTVLWTTAMETLAEDGADRPFPRRYASIRRCVKDLLEVEGEMYATIEGRDVETGESRLVKGRIVDVSFETNEEVAGLTVDTGDRRVDIGGQVAAYEAVEAHEIRIGRDEPPAPVR, encoded by the coding sequence CGACCTCGGCGAGTACGAGATCGACGCGTACCTGGCGGTGATGGAACACGGAACGCTGACCGCCAGCGAGATCGCCGAACGAACGGATATCCCGCAGCCGCGGGTGTACGACACGGTGCGAAGCCTCAGCGACCGCGGGCTGGTGGAACTCCGCGAGTCGCGGCCGATGAAGATCATCGCCGTCGATCCCGCCGACGCGTTCTCGGACGTGCGAACGTCGCTGACGGACATGATCGACGAACTGGAGGCCCGGTACACCGCGCCGGCGCGGGACACCGAGGCCGTCTCGCTCGTGAAGTCCCGGTCGACGATCCTCCGGTACGTCGAGGAGGTGATCGAGTCCGCGGAGTACGAACTCGCGCTCTCGCTGACGCCGGAGCTGCTGGAGCGGTACGAGGACGAACTTGCCGCCCAGCGAGCCGACGGCGTCAGCATCGACCTGTTGTTGACGCCGGCGCGCGACGCGCCGAGCGCCGACGAGTTCGACTACCTCGAAGTCTGCACGGCCGCGCGGGCGCGCCGCGGCATCACGACGCCGGTGATCGCGGTCGCGGACGGCGAGCACTCGATCTACGCGACCCAGGACGCGATCCGGGACAACGACCGGGACCGCTACGGCGTGATCTTCAACCGCTCGGCGCTGGGCTTTCTCATCTCCGGGTTCTACGGGACGGTGCTGTGGACGACCGCGATGGAGACGCTCGCGGAGGACGGCGCCGATCGGCCGTTCCCCCGGCGGTACGCGTCGATCCGTCGATGCGTCAAGGACCTGCTCGAGGTCGAGGGCGAGATGTACGCGACGATCGAGGGACGCGACGTCGAGACGGGCGAGTCGCGCCTGGTCAAGGGTCGGATCGTCGACGTGTCGTTCGAGACCAACGAGGAGGTCGCCGGCCTGACCGTCGACACCGGCGACAGGCGCGTCGATATCGGCGGGCAGGTCGCGGCCTACGAGGCCGTCGAGGCCCACGAGATCAGGATCGGCCGCGACGAACCGCCGGCGCCCGTTCGCTGA